The following coding sequences are from one Sulfurospirillum tamanense window:
- a CDS encoding 5-oxoprolinase subunit PxpA: MLRLNSDLGESFGPWKMGTDEAVMPLVDMANIACGFHASDPLTMQYTLGLAKKYGVTVGAHPSYPDLVGFGRRSLACSMQEITALVSYQVGALLGMATVQGVGVSYIKPHGALYNDMMVNEAIFTAVAKVARGYGMKLMILSGAANARYETLAKTLGVELLYEVFADRAYTKEGLLVARSKEGAVLHGEEAVKARIDLLLREGKLVCETGDTLTLKADALCVHGDNEKAVELVKTLRAYLDAWKS; this comes from the coding sequence ATGCTGCGACTAAATTCTGATCTTGGGGAGAGTTTCGGCCCGTGGAAAATGGGCACAGATGAGGCAGTGATGCCTCTTGTAGACATGGCAAACATCGCGTGCGGGTTTCACGCTTCAGACCCGCTCACCATGCAATACACTCTAGGTTTGGCCAAAAAATACGGCGTCACTGTGGGCGCGCACCCAAGTTATCCTGATTTGGTGGGGTTTGGACGGCGTTCCTTGGCGTGTTCAATGCAAGAAATCACTGCGCTAGTAAGCTACCAAGTGGGCGCATTGCTAGGCATGGCAACGGTGCAAGGGGTTGGGGTGAGCTACATCAAACCCCATGGCGCGCTGTACAATGACATGATGGTCAACGAAGCTATTTTCACTGCCGTAGCGAAAGTGGCGCGGGGCTATGGGATGAAGCTGATGATTCTCTCGGGTGCCGCTAATGCCCGTTACGAAACCCTTGCTAAGACCCTAGGAGTCGAACTGCTGTACGAAGTGTTTGCGGACAGGGCGTACACCAAAGAGGGATTGTTAGTGGCGCGTTCCAAAGAAGGGGCGGTGCTTCACGGTGAAGAAGCGGTCAAGGCGCGCATCGATTTGTTGCTACGCGAAGGAAAGCTCGTGTGCGAAACGGGCGACACTCTCACCCTTAAAGCCGACGCGCTGTGTGTGCATGGGGACAACGAAAAAGCGGTGGAGTTAGTCAAAACCTTGCGCGCGTACCTTGACGCATGGAAATCCTAA